One stretch of Brachyhypopomus gauderio isolate BG-103 chromosome 10, BGAUD_0.2, whole genome shotgun sequence DNA includes these proteins:
- the dffa gene encoding DNA fragmentation factor subunit alpha, whose protein sequence is MTDVKPCKVCDWSRRRCHGVAASSLDQLKIKGREKLGFDVGTPVLVTLEDDGTIVEDEDYFLCLPSNTKFILLRHGEMWKPDSRCDERTAWPSHDSGAVETDVVDSAEAWPGLAHQLKQDLASIIFMSEADLQSLVDVPCADLATALGFPEKKAHDLQDTLQRVLDRREEERQSRDLLQLYLKAVEKESSQAVLPDGKKAEDEVDGVEMDSVEMDSVEMDSVVAISSRTLQVLKTKTRPETRLSNKELQLVLDEGVVAMAETLGWDRERTGVLIHACGAELERRVQQVQSLQALCAHAKNEATPPKRAQKRAKRS, encoded by the exons GACGTGAAAAGTTAGGATTTGACGTCGGCACACCAGTGCTGGTGACGCTTGAGGATGACGGGACTATTGTGGAAGACGAAGACTACTTTTTGTGTTTGCCGTCAAATACCAAATTCATTTTGCTGCGTCATGGGGAGATGTGGAAACCTGACAGCAGAT GTGATGAGCGCACAGCCTGGCCCAGCCATGATTCGGGTGCAGTGGAGACAGACGTGGTGGACAGTGCAGAGGCCTGGCCCGGTTTAGCTCACCAGCTCAAGCAGGACCTGGCCAGCATCATTTTCATGTCTGAAGCAGACCTGCAG AGTCTGGTAGATGTACCTTGTGCAGACCTAGCCACAGCGCTGGGCTTCCCTGAGAAGAAGGCCCATGATTTACAAGACACCTTGCAGAGAGTCCTGGACCGTAGGGAAGAGGAGAGGCAGTCCAGAGACCTGCTGCAGCTCTATCTGAAGGCCGTGGAGAAGGAGTCTAGCCAGGCGGTGCTGCCAGACG GTAAGAAAGCAGAGGATGAAGTCGATGGCGTGGAGATGGACTCCGTGGAGATGGACTCCGTGGAGATGGACTCCGTGGTAGCTATCAGCTCCAGGACACTCCAGGTCCTGAAGACCAAAACAAGGCCTGAAACTAGACTCTCCAATAAAGAACTGCAG CTGGTCCTGGACGAGGGTGTGGTGGCCATGGCCGAGACGCTGGGCTGGGACAGGGAGAGGACCGGCGTGCTGATCCACGCCTGTGGGGCTGAGCTGGAGAGACGCGTGCAGCAGGTCCAGTCCTTACAGGCTCTTTGTGCTCACGCGAAGAACGAGGCCACGCCCCCCAAGCGAGCGCAGAAACGGGCCAAACGCAGCTGA